Part of the Mycolicibacterium mageritense genome is shown below.
CCGCGCAGCATGCCCACGTTGGCGGTCATGGGGCCGAATATCGCGTGGTGCGGCCAGCCGTCGTGGTCGTGCAGCGCGGCGGCGGCCCTGGCCAATCGCACGACGGCGTTGTCCCCGAGGTGCGGTGCCGAGCCGTGCGCGGCCCGTCCGTGCGCAGTCAGGCGGATCCAGTGAGCACCCTTGTGACCGGGAACCAGACGATTGGCCGTCGGCTCGGCCACGAGCAGCGGCCCACCCGGTGCGAGCGCCGACCGCTGCAGCCGGACGGCTCCCGTGCAGCCCGTCTCCTCCCCCGCGGTCAGCACCACTTGGAGGCCTCTGCAGTTGTGCGGTCGCACGGTGTGATCGACTGCGGCGATCAAAACGGCGGCCACCCCCGACTTCATGTCGCTGGTGCCGCGCCCGACCACGCGGTCGCCGTCGCGCTCGGCGGCCCATGGGTCGGACGCCCATTGCCCGGGCTCGGCAGGCACGGTGTCGAGATGTCCGGTCAGTGTGAGCGGGGCTGCGTCGGACCCGACCCGAGCGATCAGTTGCTCACGCCCTTGTTCCCATCCAGGCACGGAGACCTCGAAGCCGTTGTCGCGCAACAGCTCAGCGCATCGCACTGCCAACGCACCCTCACCGGAGGCCACGGTGTCTGCGCGCACCAACTCGGTGAGCAGATCCAGGACAGCACTCATCGAAGCTCCTCGTGGGCCGTTTCGCGCAACGTGAGGATCGTGAGGAAGGTGATGACCGCGCCGACCGTGACGTAGACGAAGAAGAACTCGGGGTGACCGGCGTTCGCCATGGCCGTGATCACCAACGGCGCTGTTCCACCGAACGTCGCGACCGTGATGTTGTACCAGGCACCGATGCCGACACCGCGCAGTTCGGTCGGGAACAGCTCGCTCATGATGGCGGGCGCGATGGAGGACATCAACGCGTACAGGCCGAGGCCCGTGCAGAAGACCACCAGCAGCTGGGGCAGCCCGGCATCGGGGGTGATGAGCTTCGACAGCGGGATCACCAAACAGGCAAGCGCCCCAGACCACACCAGGAGCTGCGGTTTGCGGCCGAACCGGTCGGACAGCTTGCCGAACGGGTACTGCAGCACGATGAAGAGCGCCGTTGCGACAGACAGCGCGATGAACACGTCGTTGTCGTCGACGCCCTGGGACTTCACGGCATACGGCGTGAGTGCGCTGAAGAACGTGTAGTAGGACAGCGTGTTGAGCAGGGTGATGCCGACCAGCTGCGCGACCGCCTTGGGGTGGTGCGTGAGCGTGGTGAGCAGCGGCCGCTTGGTCCGCACGGCCTTGTCCTTGTTCTCCTCGAACTGCTCGGTCTCCGAGAGGCTGCGCCGCAGGTACAGGCCGACGATCGCGAGGATGCCGCCCACGATGAACGGGATCCGCCAGCCGAACGCGCGCAGCTGCTCTTCGTTGAGTGTGGCCGACATGGCCACGCCCATGAGCGAGGCGAGCAGCAGCGCCGAGCCGGTCGAGGTGTAGAAGAAGGCCGAGTACCGGCCGCGGCGGCCTTGCGGCGCGATCTCCGCCAGATACGCGGATGCGTTGGAGACCTCACCGCCGAGCGACATGCCCTGGCTGACGCGGGCGACGAGCAGCAGGATCGGAGCCAGCCAGCCGACCTGCTCGAAGGTGGGCAGCACGCCGATGGCCAGCGAGCCGCCCGCCATCAGCAGGATGGTCAGGATCATGGCGGCCTTGCGTCCCCGGACATCGGCGAACCGGCCAAGCAGCCATCCACCGACCGGCCGGAAAAAGAAGGCGACCGCATAGGTCGCGGTGGTGTTCACCAAGGCGAGGCCCGGGTTGTCCGCGGGGAAGAACTGCGTCGCGAAGTAGATGAGGAACGTCGCGTAGACCGTCCAGTCGTACCACTCGATCGCGTTGCCGATGCTGGCCGCGATCAGGGTTTTGACCGGCAGCTTGTGCGGGGTCGAATCGCTGTCTGCTGATGGCTGTACCAGTGGCCCGGGAGCTGTGCCCTTCTCAGGATCCGACATGGTTTTCCTTCATACACGAGATGAAGGCGAGAATTGCCGCAGTTCGTGAGTCGGCCGCTCTCAAGGCCGCTCGTCGTACTCGGATTTGGCTGTCTCCCGGTCGATGTCGGCCTGGTCCCGCTCGGCTTGCGCGGTGTCCCGGTCCGCTTGTTCCTGCACTCGCCTGAGACGCTCCAGCTCGCGGGCTGCCGCGGTGCCCTCGCGTTCGTCGGCGAGATGCTCGCGTTCATCAGCCAGTTGCTCACGGTGGTCCGCTATCCGGTCCCGCTCATCGGCGATGCGCTCGCGCCTGCCGGCCATCCATTCGCGTCTTTCGACCTCGGCCTCGCGCTGTTCGAGCGCCAATTCGCGCTCGTCGAGCGCCGTTGTCCGGTGTTCGGGCGCGTCCGGCGTGCCGGTGGGACTCTCGGCGGCCATAACCACACCCTAGTCGCGCAACGGCCCGGCCGTACGGGCAAGATTCACAGCCCGAACTTGGCCCGTGCCATATCGGTGACAGGAGTGAACAGGTTCACCAGATTGCCGTCCGGGTCGCGGAACAACAGGGCCCGGTTGCCCCACGGCATGGTTGTCGGCTCGGTGACCACCGCACCGATGTGGCCGCGCAGCCGCTGGTACTCGGCGTCCACATCGTCGACGATGAACTCGATGATGGCGCTGCGGTTCGCCGCGGCCTCGGCCGAACCCGCCCCGAACAACGGCACGGTCTTGTCGCTGCCGATGGCCAATGTTCCTACCGGCGTTGGGATCTCGGCGAAAAGTTCGTTGCCCCAGACCGCCGTGGCACCCGTGAGGTGCTCATAGAACGTGACGAGTCGGTGGACGTCTGAGGTGATGACGCGCGTCGAGACGAATTTCATGCCGGCGACGATAGGGGCCGGCACCGACATGTCGCCGTTGCCGTCGCCGTTCACTCTGCGGTGACGGCGCAAAAGTGCGAGAGGGCTCCGCCGTAGCCGCAGAGTCAATCGCAGACCCATACCATCGAGACAATGCCCATCGGAAAGCCCGAACCGGCGCTGATCGTCTTGTCCGGCCTTCCCGGAGTCGGCAAGACGACGCTCGCGCGCAGGCTCAGCACTGAGATCGATGCCGTACACGTGCGGATAGACACGATTGAGGCTGCCTTGACCGCCTCCGGAATTGTCGATCGCGTGGGGGGATGGTCAGCTGTTCCCGATACGGGCTACCGAATCGCCTACGCCATCGCGCTCGACCACTTGAGCGCTGGGCACAGTGTCGTCGCCGACAGTGTGAATCCCATCGCGATCACGAGGGCGGCATGGTCAAGATGCGCAAAGGCCGGTCGGGCCAGACTGCTCAACGTCGAGGTGGTCTGCAGCGATCTCGCACTTCACCGGAGACGAGTCGAAACTCGCACGTCCGATCTCGAAGGACTGGTGGTGCCGACATGGCAGCAGGTCGAGGAACGGACCTACGAACGCTGGGACACACCGGTGCTCCGTGTCGACACGGCAGTCAGTATCGATCAGGCGGTTCGGGAGATCACGTCGGCGATGACTCAAGGTGACGTCGAGACTCCATCACGATGATTCAAACGCAGCGGCGGTGGCCTACCAACTGATGTCGGGCCGCCACATTTCGTAGCCGTTCTCACGGACGATCAGGCCGTCCTGGATGTGGAAGTTGTGCACTACCCGTAGCGCCACTCGCGTACCGACGGGGAGCGGATGGTTGGGAAACCCTTTGCCGTCGATGAGCTTGAAGGTCATCTCCAGATCGTCGAACACCCGATCAGGCGTTCCATAGCGCTCGACTGGAACCACCTTCGGCTCTGCACAGCTCTCGAAGATCTTCGCGTAGTTTTCGAGGACGTCCCTCTTGCCGCGATGTATCACCCGGCGAGACGGCACCTCCCACACGATGTCGTCATGGTAGAGCTTCTCCAGCATCGGAAGCTGATCGGGATTTTCGAACTGGAAGTGCCAGTGGGCCAGCCACAACGCATGTTCGGTGGTCCCCAACGATGGCGGCGAATCCCAATCGAAGTCACCGGTCTGCGCCGCTACTGTTTCCATGAGACTCCAAGGCGTCATCAACGTCGAGAGCCATCGTCGCACGTCTGCCGATCAATCGGCGACGATCGAGCGACAAACCTGCTGCCTACACGTTAAAGCGGAACTCGACCACGTCACCGTCGGCCATGACGTAGTCCTTGCCTTCCATGCGGACCTTGCCCGCGGCCTTGGCCGCCGCCATCGATCCCGCCTCGACCAGGTCGGCGAACGAAACCACCTCGGCCTTGATGAAGCCCTTCTCGAAGTCGGTGTGGATCACTCCGGCGGCCTTGGGTGCGGTGTCGCCCTGGTGGATGGTCCAGGCGCGCGCCTCTTTCGGGCCGGCGGTCAGATACGTCTGCAACCGCAGGGTGTGGAACCCGGCCCGGGCCAGTGCGTCGAGCCCGCGTTCGGTCTGCCCGATCGACTCGAGCAGCTCGGCGGCGGACTCGTCGTCGAGCTCGAGCAGCTCGGCTTCGATCTTGGCGTCGAGGAACACCGCGTCGGCCGGCGCGACCAGCTCGCGCAGCTCGGCCTTGCGCGCCTCGTCGGTCAGCACGCGCTCGTCGGCGTTGAAGACGTAAAGGAACGGTTTGGTGGTCAACAGGTTCAGTTCACGCAGCAGCGACGCGTCGGCGCTCGCCGAGAACAGCGTCTTACCGGAGTCGAGCACGGCCGCAGCGGCCACGGCCGCGTCGTACACCGGCTTGCGCTCCTTGTTGTTGCGCGCTTCCTTCTCGAGCCGGGGAATGGCCTTCTCCAGCGTCTGCATGTCGGCCAGGATCAGTTCGGTCTCGATGACCTCGATGTCGGACCGTGGGTCGACCCGGCCGTCGACGTGCACCACGTCGTCGTCGGTGAAGACCCGCACCACCTGGCAAATGGCGTCGCATTCGCGAATGTTGGCCAGGAACTTGTTGCCGAGGCCCGCCCCTTCGGAGGCGCCTTTCACGATGCCTGCGATGTCGACGAACGTCACCGGCGCGGGCACGAGCTTCTCCGAGCCGAACATCTTGGCGAGCTCACCGAGCCGGGGATCGGGCAGCGGCACCACGCCCTCGTTGGGCTCGATGGTCGCGAAGGGGTAGTTGGCCGCCAACACGTTGTTGCGTGTCAGGGCGTTGAACAAGGTCGACTTACCGACGTTCGGCAAACCGACGATTCCCAGGTTCAGGCTCACAGGAACCACAGTCTGCCAGAGAGTGTGAGGCACGCCGTCGCATGCTGGCAGCACGACGCCCCCGGGAGCCGGTACGGTCTAGCTGTGTCAGGACAGCGCGCACAGTCGGCAGTGCCGGCTGACCACCGCTCTGTGCACCCTAAATATGCAGGTGTGCCGTGGTGGGGTGCTGTGCTGCTGGCGGTAACGGCTACCGCGATCGGGTTTGCTTTCGACGCAGGTTCGGGTGACCGGGAACTCAGTTCGGTGTTCGCGGTCTGCTACTCGCTCGGGTGTCTGCTCGCGGTGTTGGTGGTACGGCAGGCGGGCGTGTTTACCGCGGTCATCCAGCCTCCGCTGATCCTCTTCGGGTCGGTTCCCGGCGCCTATTTCCTGTTTCACGGTGGCCAATTGGGTGGCTTGAAAGACCTGGCAATCAACTGTGGATATCCGCTGATCGAACGTTTCCCGCTGATGTTGTTCACGTCGGCGGCAGTCTTGCTGATCGGCCTGGCCCGCTGGTACTTCGGGCTGTCGACCCGCGGTTCGAACGAGACGTCGCAGAAGTCCGCTGGACGCAAAACGGCCGAGAAGGCCGGCGCGGCAGGATTTGTGGCGGCCATCACAGCGAAGTTTTCAGGTTTGGTGCTCCGCAAACCTGCGAGCCGCAAATCGGTGGCAGCCGATGCCGACGCGGAGCCGCCTCGTCCGCGCCGCCGGACGTCGGACCGGCCACCACGGCGCAGGCCCGCGGCGACTGGCGAGAGTGCCGCCCGCGGCGAGCGCCGCACGACCAAGCGCGGCGCCCCGACGCGGACGCGTCCGGCCCGGCCCCGCGTCGACGAATTCGGCGAGCCGCTGCCGGAACGGCCCGAACGTCCACGCCGGCCCCGTCCGCCACGAGCCGCAGGCGAGCCGCCGGTGGTGCCCCCGGCCGAGCCACGCCGTCGCGTCCGCACGCAGCCGCGCGAGCCCCGCAAGCAACCACCCCCGGAACGGCGCTCAGCGGCGAGCAGCGACCGCCCGCAGCGTCGCCGACGCTTCGATGGCTACCAGCCGTTCGAGGAGCCCTTCGAGCCACGGTCGGGCAACGGCCATGGAGCGCCGACGGGCCGCTCGACTCATCATCCGGTGTCGCGCGTGCGTTACCGCGGTGTCGACGACGAGGACGACCGCACCGAGTACCGGACGCGGCCGCGCTCCTCGACGTGGAAGTACGACAGCTAGCAGGTCAGGCCCGCGGCGGGCGAATCTCCCGCGGCAGCGCGAACACCAGGGTTTCGTTGGCGGTGGTCACGGGCTGCACGGTGTCGAAACCGCATTCGGACAGCCGTTCCAGCACACCGCGCACCAGGATCTCGGGCACGGACGCACCCGACGTGACGCCGACGGTGGTCACGCCGTCCAGCCACCCCGGATCGATGTCGTCGGCGTAGTCGACCAGGTGGGCGGCCTTGGATCCGGCGCCGAGCGCCACTTCGACCAACCGCACCGAGTTCGACGAGTTCCGCGAGCCGACCACGATCACCAGCTCGCACTCCGGAGCCATGGCCTTGACGGCAACCTGACGGTTCTGGGTGGCGTAGCAGATGTCGTCGCTCGGCGGATCCTGCAGTTTGGGGAACTTCTCGCGCAGCCGCTGCACGGTCTCCATGGTCTCGTCGACGGACAGCGTGGTCTGCGAGAGCCAGATCACCTTGTCCTCGTCGCGGACCGTCACGTTGTCAACCGAGTCCGGCCCGTCGACGAGCTGCACATGATCGGGCGCCTCGCCTGCCGTGCCGATCACCTCTTCATGGCCTTCGTGGCCGATGAGCAGGATGTCGTAGTCGTCGCGGGCGAACCGTTTGGCCTCGTTGTGCACCTTGGTCACCAGCGGGCACGTGGCGTCGATGACCTTGAGGTCGCGTTCGGCGGCGCTCTCGTGCACTGTCGGGGCCACCCCGTGCGCCGAGAACACGACGATGGAGCCTTCCGGCACCTGGTCGGTCTCGTCGACGAAGATGGCGCCCGCCTTGGCGAGCGTCTGCACGACGTGCACGTTGTGCACGATCTCGTGCCGGACATAGACCGGCGCGCCGTGCTTCTCCAGCGCACGTTCGACGGTCTCGACGGCACGGTCGACCCCTGCGCAGTAACCCCGCGGCTCGGCCAGCAAGACGCGCTTGCCGCCGGTTGCGGTGGCCACCGAGCTGGACGCACCCGGGATACCCATATTCACTGTCGGCGGCATGTCACCAGGGTACGGGGACACCGCACACGGGAGCCAGCCGTAGTCTGTTGGCCATGGGAACTGCACCGTATGGGGTCCGGCTGCTCGTAGGCGCGGCGGTGACCGCGATCGAGGAGACCCGCAGGCTGCCCCACACCATTCTCACGTACCCGATGACCGTGGCCAGCCAGGCCGCCAACATCGTCATGCACGTGCAGCAGAATCTCGCCGAGCTGGTCATCAAGGGTGACGAAGCGCTCGAACAGCTGTTTCCGCCCAAGGACGAACAGCCCGAGTGGGCCACGTTCGACGAGGATCTCGAATCCGACGCAGACGACGACGCACCTGCCGCGCCCCGCAGCACCGAGGGCCGCTTCGCGCTGTACAGCTCGGGCGAACCGGAAAGCTCCAACGGCCAGCCCAAGCCCGCGACCACGTCCGGCGCAGCGCCCGCGATCGCCGATGAGCTGGGTTACGACGCGCTGACCCTCGCGCAGCTGCGGGCCCGGCTGACGTCGCTGCGGGTTGCCGATCTCGAAGCGCTGCTGGCGTACGAGGAGGCCGGCCGGGCCCGCGCCCCGTTCGTGACGCTGATCGCCAACAGGATCACCCGCGCGACCGCCAAGTGACCGAACCGGGTCAGTCGCCGGAGAACCCCTGGCCGGTCCGGGCCGTCGCGACCCGCGTCGCGAAGTGGATCGACCGCCTCGGCACCGTCTGGGTCGAAGGCCAGCTCACCGAGCTCAAGGTGCGCCCGGATTCCAAGACCGTCTTCATGGTGCTGCGCGATCCGGCTGCCGACATGTCGCTCACCCTGACCTGTCCTCGTGATCTCGTGCGCAACGCGCCGGTGCGACTGTCCGAGGGCACGCAGGTGGTCATCTGCGGCAAGCCCAACTTCTACACCGGCCGCGGCACATTCTCGTTGCGGGTCAGCGAGATTCGCGCGGTGGGCATCGGCGAACTGCTCGCACGCATCGAGCGGCTGCGCCGCCTGCTCGACGCCGAAGGACTGTTCGATCCCCGGCTCAAGCGCCCAATCCCGTTTCTGCCCAACACCGTCGGCCTGATCACGGGCCGGGCCTCCGCCGCCGAACGCGACGTCACCACGGTCGCGTCCACGCGATGGCCCGCGGTGCGCTTCGCGATCCGCAACACCATCGTGCAGGGCCCCAACGCGGTGCCCCAGATCGTGGAGGCGCTGGCAGCACTCGATGCCGATCCGGCGGTCGACGTCATCGTGCTCGCGCGCGGCGGCGGCAGCGTCGAGGATCTGCTGCCGTTCTCCGACGAGACGCTGTGCCGGGCCATCGTGGCGTGCCGGACCCCGGTGGTCAGTGCGATCGGCCACGAACCCGACACTCCCCTGTCCGACCTGGTCGCCGACGTACGCGCGGCCACCCCGACCGACGCGGCCAAACGCATCGTGCCCGACGCCGCGGCCGAGCAGGCACTGGTCGACGACCTGCACCGGCGCAGCGCCCGGGCCCTACGCAACTGGGTGCACCGCGAACAGCACCACCTCGACCAGCTGCGCAGCCGGCCAGTCATGGCGCAACCCCTGGCCGTGCTGGCCACCCGCGCCGACGAGATCCACCGGGCTCGCACCACGGCACAGCGCGACATCACGCGGCTGATCAGCGCCGAGGACGAGACGATCCGCCATCTGTCGGCCCGGTTGAGCACACTGGGTCCGGCCGCGACACTGGCCCGCGGATACGCCGTGGTACAGACCGTGCCGACAGCCGGTACACCGGCCGTTCTGCGTTCGGTCGCCGACGCGCCGAGTGGCACCCAGCTGCGGGTGCGGGTGTCCGACGGTGTGGTCGTCGCGGTGAGCGAAGGCCCCGAGAACAGCACGGCAGAAGGATCGGAATGAAGCCCATTAGTGAGCTGGGGTACGAAGAGGCGCGCGATGAACTGATCGCTGTCGTGCAGCAGCTCGAGCAGGGCGGGCTCGACCTTGATGCTTCGCTGAATCTCTGGGAAAGAGGCGAAGCGCTGGCAAAACGGTGCGAAGAACATTTAGCCGGCGCCCGTCAACGCGTCGAGCAGGCACTGGCCGCACGGGAAGGTGACGACGATTGACTCGGCAACCGATTCCACCAGACGTAGTCGAAACTGGAACGTGTTTCAGTTATGCTGCTCCTCATGCGTGACGCATCCCTGACGACTGAACTCGGCCGTGTCCTGGTAACCGGCGGCTCCGGCTTCGTCGGCGCCAACCTGGTGACCGAACTGCTCGACCGCGGATATGCGGTGCGCTCGTTCGACCGCGCACCGTCTCCCCTGCCGGACCACGCGGGCCTGGAGGTACTCGAGGGCGACATCTGCGATCCGGAAACCGTCGCCACGGCGGTCAAAGACGTCGACACCATCTTCCACACCGCGGCCATCATCGACCTCATGGGCGGCGCCTCGGTGACCGAGGAGTACCGGCAGCGCAGCTTCGCCGTCAACGTCGAGGGCACCAAGAACCTGGTACGCGCGGCGCAGACGGCCGGCGTCAAGCGGTTCGTCTACACCGCGTCCAACAGCGTCGTGATGGGCGGGCAGAACATCGTCAGCGGCGACGAGACCATGCCGTACACCCAGCGGTTCAACGACCTTTACACAGAGACCAAGGTGATCGCCGAGAAGTTCGTGCTCGGCCAGAACGGCGAGCATGACATGCTCACGTGCTCCATCCGCCCCAGCGGCATCTGGGGCCGCGGCGATCAGACCATGTTCCGCAAGGTTTTCGAGAACGTGCTGGCCGGACACGTCAAGGTGCTTGTCGGCAACAAGAACATCAAGCTGGACAATTCCTACGTCCACAACCTGATTCACGGGTTCATCCTGGCCGCCGAACACCTGGTTCCCGGTGGGACCGCGCCAGGTCAGGCGTATTTCATCAACGACGGCGAGCCCGTCAACATGTTCGAGTTCGCACGCCCGGTGATCGCGGCGTGTGGCCGCAAGCTGCCCAACGTCCGGGTACCCGGCCGGCTGGTCCACAAGGCCATGACGCTGTGGCAGCGGCTGCACTTCAAGTTCGGCATCCCCGAGCCGTTGATCGAACCCCTTGCCGTGGAACGGCTTTACCTCAACAACTACTTCTCGATCGCCAAGGCCAAGCGCGACCTGGGCTACGTGCCGCTGTTCACCACGCAGCAGGCCTTGGTCGAATGCCTGCCGTACTACGTCGACCTGTTCCACCAGATGGCAGGCAAGTCGGCCACACAGCCGGTTCCCGCGTAGCTCACGGCACCACCGGCAACGGGGTGATCTGCGCTGTCGCGCTGTTGATTAGCGCCGCATGGTCCAGCGTGGCGTGAAGTGGCAACACATCCATCACCGTGGCAACCACCGCGGGCAACTGCGCCAACGTGGCTCGCGGCGCCAGCGAGCAGTGCGGCAACCACGTTCCGGGTCGGTAGTGCTTGTGCAGTTCAGCACCGGTGGCGGTGACGAGATCGACGACATGTTCTTGGCGGGCAACCAGATCCGCGCTCACCCCGGCCACCAGCCAGACCCGGCCGCGCCGAAAGAAGCCCACGCCGTCGAACGTCAGCTGGACCGGCTCTCCGCGCCCGGCGGCTGCGAGTGCATTCGTCACCGCGGCCTGGTCCCAGCGGCGCAGCACCGCATAGGACAGATGCGGCACATGCCTGCCATGGGTGTGCGAACGCAGACTCGCCACCCCCTGCTGTTCGATGCGATCCCACAATGCACGGATCGCCCGATCTGAACGTCGGTCGAACAGCACGCATACCGCCAGCGCCACCTGTCAGCGGTACAGGTGCACCGGATGGTGCGTGGCCTGCTCGATCCGCGCAGACGCCTCGTGCAGGAGCTCGGTGCCCAGCGTGATGAGCGCACGTGCCGCGGCGATCTCCTCACCGATCATGGGCGCACTCGGGTCTCTCGGATTGCGATAGGCGTCGCCCGTCGCGGCCATGGTGTCGTCGCGCAGCTGCGCGCGGGCCGATGCGTGGGTATGGACGTCGTCCTCGGAGAACTCGATCTCGACGATCCATTTGTTGGACAAATCTTTGTCGTACATGTCGATCACCCTCCGCTCTCCAGGGTGCGCCGCGACCGCCCGCAACGCCAGAGTGGACATTCGCATAAATTTCCGCGCCGGACCGCTCAACCCGCACCGCAGCCGACGCAGACCGCATAAAGTCCAACGGACGCAGGTTGATCCGATACGAGGGGGCACTCATGCCTGACGGCAAACCGAACATTCTGGTGATCTGGGGCGACGACATCGGCATCAGCAACCTGAGTTGTTACAGCGACGGCCTGATGGGATACCGCACCCCCAACATCGACCGCATCGCCAACGAGGGCATGCGCTTCACCGACTCCTACGGTGAGCAAAGCTGCACCGCCGGGCGCGCCGCGTTCATCAGTGGGCAGAGCGTGTACCGCACCGGGATGAGCAAAGTGGGCGTG
Proteins encoded:
- a CDS encoding M20 family metallopeptidase, with amino-acid sequence MSAVLDLLTELVRADTVASGEGALAVRCAELLRDNGFEVSVPGWEQGREQLIARVGSDAAPLTLTGHLDTVPAEPGQWASDPWAAERDGDRVVGRGTSDMKSGVAAVLIAAVDHTVRPHNCRGLQVVLTAGEETGCTGAVRLQRSALAPGGPLLVAEPTANRLVPGHKGAHWIRLTAHGRAAHGSAPHLGDNAVVRLARAAAALHDHDGWPHHAIFGPMTANVGMLRGGIQPNVVPDFAELLLDVRTVPAVDGDDVRATVAQLAGDGVRVEDHVVLPVVDTQLDDPFVGIVRDALVAAGQDGEPQPPARFFTDASVLARLLSPTENGAPVPTVVLGPGEPDQCHVVDEWCSAAKVEAAVEIYRNLFDRWCHSDIPRGDGSA
- a CDS encoding MFS transporter yields the protein MSDPEKGTAPGPLVQPSADSDSTPHKLPVKTLIAASIGNAIEWYDWTVYATFLIYFATQFFPADNPGLALVNTTATYAVAFFFRPVGGWLLGRFADVRGRKAAMILTILLMAGGSLAIGVLPTFEQVGWLAPILLLVARVSQGMSLGGEVSNASAYLAEIAPQGRRGRYSAFFYTSTGSALLLASLMGVAMSATLNEEQLRAFGWRIPFIVGGILAIVGLYLRRSLSETEQFEENKDKAVRTKRPLLTTLTHHPKAVAQLVGITLLNTLSYYTFFSALTPYAVKSQGVDDNDVFIALSVATALFIVLQYPFGKLSDRFGRKPQLLVWSGALACLVIPLSKLITPDAGLPQLLVVFCTGLGLYALMSSIAPAIMSELFPTELRGVGIGAWYNITVATFGGTAPLVITAMANAGHPEFFFVYVTVGAVITFLTILTLRETAHEELR
- a CDS encoding VOC family protein — its product is MKFVSTRVITSDVHRLVTFYEHLTGATAVWGNELFAEIPTPVGTLAIGSDKTVPLFGAGSAEAAANRSAIIEFIVDDVDAEYQRLRGHIGAVVTEPTTMPWGNRALLFRDPDGNLVNLFTPVTDMARAKFGL
- a CDS encoding AAA family ATPase, translated to MPIGKPEPALIVLSGLPGVGKTTLARRLSTEIDAVHVRIDTIEAALTASGIVDRVGGWSAVPDTGYRIAYAIALDHLSAGHSVVADSVNPIAITRAAWSRCAKAGRARLLNVEVVCSDLALHRRRVETRTSDLEGLVVPTWQQVEERTYERWDTPVLRVDTAVSIDQAVREITSAMTQGDVETPSR
- a CDS encoding nuclear transport factor 2 family protein yields the protein METVAAQTGDFDWDSPPSLGTTEHALWLAHWHFQFENPDQLPMLEKLYHDDIVWEVPSRRVIHRGKRDVLENYAKIFESCAEPKVVPVERYGTPDRVFDDLEMTFKLIDGKGFPNHPLPVGTRVALRVVHNFHIQDGLIVRENGYEMWRPDISW
- the ychF gene encoding redox-regulated ATPase YchF; the protein is MSLNLGIVGLPNVGKSTLFNALTRNNVLAANYPFATIEPNEGVVPLPDPRLGELAKMFGSEKLVPAPVTFVDIAGIVKGASEGAGLGNKFLANIRECDAICQVVRVFTDDDVVHVDGRVDPRSDIEVIETELILADMQTLEKAIPRLEKEARNNKERKPVYDAAVAAAAVLDSGKTLFSASADASLLRELNLLTTKPFLYVFNADERVLTDEARKAELRELVAPADAVFLDAKIEAELLELDDESAAELLESIGQTERGLDALARAGFHTLRLQTYLTAGPKEARAWTIHQGDTAPKAAGVIHTDFEKGFIKAEVVSFADLVEAGSMAAAKAAGKVRMEGKDYVMADGDVVEFRFNV
- a CDS encoding DUF6542 domain-containing protein, producing MSGQRAQSAVPADHRSVHPKYAGVPWWGAVLLAVTATAIGFAFDAGSGDRELSSVFAVCYSLGCLLAVLVVRQAGVFTAVIQPPLILFGSVPGAYFLFHGGQLGGLKDLAINCGYPLIERFPLMLFTSAAVLLIGLARWYFGLSTRGSNETSQKSAGRKTAEKAGAAGFVAAITAKFSGLVLRKPASRKSVAADADAEPPRPRRRTSDRPPRRRPAATGESAARGERRTTKRGAPTRTRPARPRVDEFGEPLPERPERPRRPRPPRAAGEPPVVPPAEPRRRVRTQPREPRKQPPPERRSAASSDRPQRRRRFDGYQPFEEPFEPRSGNGHGAPTGRSTHHPVSRVRYRGVDDEDDRTEYRTRPRSSTWKYDS
- a CDS encoding 4-hydroxy-3-methylbut-2-enyl diphosphate reductase, translated to MPPTVNMGIPGASSSVATATGGKRVLLAEPRGYCAGVDRAVETVERALEKHGAPVYVRHEIVHNVHVVQTLAKAGAIFVDETDQVPEGSIVVFSAHGVAPTVHESAAERDLKVIDATCPLVTKVHNEAKRFARDDYDILLIGHEGHEEVIGTAGEAPDHVQLVDGPDSVDNVTVRDEDKVIWLSQTTLSVDETMETVQRLREKFPKLQDPPSDDICYATQNRQVAVKAMAPECELVIVVGSRNSSNSVRLVEVALGAGSKAAHLVDYADDIDPGWLDGVTTVGVTSGASVPEILVRGVLERLSECGFDTVQPVTTANETLVFALPREIRPPRA
- a CDS encoding lipid droplet-associated protein is translated as MGTAPYGVRLLVGAAVTAIEETRRLPHTILTYPMTVASQAANIVMHVQQNLAELVIKGDEALEQLFPPKDEQPEWATFDEDLESDADDDAPAAPRSTEGRFALYSSGEPESSNGQPKPATTSGAAPAIADELGYDALTLAQLRARLTSLRVADLEALLAYEEAGRARAPFVTLIANRITRATAK
- the xseA gene encoding exodeoxyribonuclease VII large subunit codes for the protein MTEPGQSPENPWPVRAVATRVAKWIDRLGTVWVEGQLTELKVRPDSKTVFMVLRDPAADMSLTLTCPRDLVRNAPVRLSEGTQVVICGKPNFYTGRGTFSLRVSEIRAVGIGELLARIERLRRLLDAEGLFDPRLKRPIPFLPNTVGLITGRASAAERDVTTVASTRWPAVRFAIRNTIVQGPNAVPQIVEALAALDADPAVDVIVLARGGGSVEDLLPFSDETLCRAIVACRTPVVSAIGHEPDTPLSDLVADVRAATPTDAAKRIVPDAAAEQALVDDLHRRSARALRNWVHREQHHLDQLRSRPVMAQPLAVLATRADEIHRARTTAQRDITRLISAEDETIRHLSARLSTLGPAATLARGYAVVQTVPTAGTPAVLRSVADAPSGTQLRVRVSDGVVVAVSEGPENSTAEGSE
- a CDS encoding exodeoxyribonuclease VII small subunit, which gives rise to MKPISELGYEEARDELIAVVQQLEQGGLDLDASLNLWERGEALAKRCEEHLAGARQRVEQALAAREGDDD
- a CDS encoding 3-beta-hydroxysteroid dehydrogenase, which codes for MRDASLTTELGRVLVTGGSGFVGANLVTELLDRGYAVRSFDRAPSPLPDHAGLEVLEGDICDPETVATAVKDVDTIFHTAAIIDLMGGASVTEEYRQRSFAVNVEGTKNLVRAAQTAGVKRFVYTASNSVVMGGQNIVSGDETMPYTQRFNDLYTETKVIAEKFVLGQNGEHDMLTCSIRPSGIWGRGDQTMFRKVFENVLAGHVKVLVGNKNIKLDNSYVHNLIHGFILAAEHLVPGGTAPGQAYFINDGEPVNMFEFARPVIAACGRKLPNVRVPGRLVHKAMTLWQRLHFKFGIPEPLIEPLAVERLYLNNYFSIAKAKRDLGYVPLFTTQQALVECLPYYVDLFHQMAGKSATQPVPA